The Halobacterium sp. CBA1132 genome has a segment encoding these proteins:
- a CDS encoding Zn-ribbon domain-containing OB-fold protein, whose amino-acid sequence MTDTDSDGEPPRRTVSIPDRIELPRLLDFYDLQDAEHTRIHEFYDRLSEGDFSTTQCNGCGELHFPPRVVCPECTSDDLEYVSLPHEGTLFSFSTVRGSPLGMDTPFVTGVVELDGVDVRLSARIEDAEYEDLSIGDPVSLVVVDIEDSLDQQRVFYRFEQQGETA is encoded by the coding sequence ATGACAGACACAGATTCCGACGGCGAGCCGCCGCGGCGAACCGTCTCGATTCCGGACCGCATCGAGTTGCCGCGCCTGCTGGACTTCTACGACCTGCAGGACGCCGAGCACACGCGCATTCACGAGTTCTACGACCGCCTCAGTGAGGGCGACTTCTCGACGACGCAGTGCAACGGCTGCGGGGAACTGCACTTCCCGCCGCGAGTCGTCTGCCCCGAGTGCACGAGCGACGACCTCGAGTACGTCTCGCTGCCCCACGAGGGGACGCTGTTCTCGTTCTCCACCGTGCGGGGGAGTCCGCTCGGGATGGACACGCCGTTCGTCACGGGCGTCGTGGAACTGGACGGCGTCGACGTTCGGCTCTCGGCGCGCATCGAGGACGCGGAGTACGAGGACCTCTCCATCGGCGACCCGGTGTCGCTGGTCGTCGTGGACATCGAGGACAGTCTGGACCAGCAACGGGTATTTTACCGGTTCGAACAACAGGGTGAGACAGCATGA
- a CDS encoding SDR family NAD(P)-dependent oxidoreductase: MSALDDYVCIVGGGGNGLGEATARSLAEKGATVVVNDLGTSVHGEGSDPEVAERVAESVRENGGDATAHAGDLTDFSYADELVADTAAEHGRVDAVLNFAGILRDDISYKLDPDDWREVVQTNLTGQFTLLQAACKHWRDAAGEGGFDRQRSYLAASARSARGNVGQVNYAASKAGVLGMVRSVSSEMHRHGVRVNALAPNGYTRMTETVPEEHRPYTREEMPPERVAAFAAFLVSEHADDVTGCTLYAGGDRVGVFSEPTLDRVGVQPGGWSVEALAEHFREDVAGDAELTRTGSFF; encoded by the coding sequence ATGAGCGCCCTCGATGACTACGTCTGCATCGTCGGTGGCGGCGGGAACGGCCTCGGCGAAGCGACGGCGCGCTCGCTCGCCGAGAAGGGCGCGACAGTCGTCGTCAACGACCTCGGCACGTCCGTCCACGGGGAAGGCAGCGACCCCGAGGTGGCCGAGCGAGTCGCCGAATCCGTCCGCGAGAACGGCGGCGACGCCACCGCGCACGCCGGCGACCTCACGGACTTCTCGTACGCCGACGAACTCGTTGCGGACACCGCCGCCGAACACGGCCGCGTCGACGCGGTGCTGAACTTCGCGGGCATCCTCCGGGACGACATCAGCTACAAGCTCGACCCCGACGACTGGCGCGAAGTCGTTCAGACGAACCTCACGGGCCAGTTCACGCTCCTGCAGGCCGCCTGCAAGCACTGGCGGGACGCCGCGGGCGAGGGCGGCTTCGACCGCCAGCGGTCGTACCTCGCGGCGAGCGCGCGCTCCGCGCGCGGCAACGTCGGGCAGGTGAACTACGCCGCCTCGAAGGCCGGGGTTCTCGGGATGGTGCGCAGCGTCTCCTCGGAGATGCACCGCCACGGCGTCCGCGTGAACGCGCTCGCGCCGAACGGCTACACCCGGATGACCGAAACCGTACCAGAGGAACACCGACCGTACACGCGCGAGGAGATGCCGCCCGAGCGCGTCGCCGCCTTCGCCGCCTTCCTCGTCAGCGAGCACGCCGACGACGTCACCGGCTGTACGCTGTACGCGGGCGGCGACCGCGTCGGCGTCTTCTCGGAACCCACGCTCGACCGCGTGGGCGTTCAGCCGGGCGGCTGGAGCGTCGAAGCGCTCGCCGAACACTTCCGCGAGGACGTCGCCGGCGACGCCGAACTCACCAGAACGGGGAGTTTCTTCTAG
- a CDS encoding 3-hydroxyacyl-CoA dehydrogenase/enoyl-CoA hydratase family protein: MGVSDIQNVTVLGAGSMGHGIAEIAAIAGYDVVLRDIERDYVDDGLEQIEWSLGKLEEKGRIEESADDVNARIEGEVDLETATENADLVVEAIPEDLDLKKDTFAEVDEYAPEDAIFASNTSGLSITAIGAATDRPEQVVGAHFFNPPVKMDLVEVVHGELTSEETLDAIHGFVDDLDKRAIDVKRDVHGFIVNNVMLPFIEEAAWMLSGDETTIQQADAAMVYQRGYPMGPFELADYTGIDIAYHFREDTDLDSPPAIAEKVEAEDLGKKTGQGFYDWESEGPNYEPGDGEGFDWLRVEARMVNEAAKLVGGDVATPDDVDLGSRLGARFPEGVCRLGDQLGLDKVLDKLRTLHEETGSERFAPDDYLVELVESGHTGVDAGRGFHDYGGDGPYQYINKGLTERGVLEIEFDRPERLNAFSETMFGEVKEALDNADVEDVSCVVFSGAGQAFSSGADITGFMAAEPTELMDVDETIQAIDEFERPTLAAIDGFCLGAGFEIALACDLRIATEDSSLGAPEINLGLIPGGGGTQRLTRIVGEGRAKELVFRGEQISAERAADWGLLNRAVSEAEFDETVEEFVGDLANGPKTALKVAKRVIDDGQDASLQAGLDSESQAFGLLTTTDDMVEGVTAFRDDREPEFE; this comes from the coding sequence ATGGGAGTAAGTGACATACAGAACGTGACCGTGCTCGGCGCGGGGAGCATGGGCCACGGCATCGCCGAAATCGCAGCCATCGCCGGCTACGACGTCGTGCTGCGCGACATCGAGCGCGACTACGTCGACGACGGCCTCGAACAGATCGAGTGGAGCCTCGGCAAACTCGAAGAGAAGGGCCGCATCGAGGAGTCCGCCGACGACGTGAACGCGCGCATCGAGGGCGAAGTCGACTTAGAGACCGCCACCGAGAACGCGGACCTCGTCGTCGAGGCGATTCCCGAAGACCTCGACCTCAAGAAGGACACCTTCGCGGAGGTCGACGAGTACGCGCCCGAAGACGCGATTTTCGCGTCGAACACCTCGGGGCTGAGCATCACCGCAATCGGCGCGGCGACCGACCGACCCGAACAGGTCGTCGGCGCGCACTTCTTCAACCCGCCCGTGAAGATGGACCTCGTGGAGGTCGTTCACGGCGAACTGACCAGCGAGGAGACCTTAGACGCCATCCACGGGTTCGTCGACGACCTCGACAAGCGCGCTATCGACGTCAAGCGCGACGTCCACGGCTTCATCGTGAACAACGTCATGCTGCCGTTCATCGAGGAGGCCGCGTGGATGCTCTCGGGCGACGAGACGACGATTCAGCAGGCCGACGCCGCGATGGTCTACCAGCGCGGCTACCCGATGGGGCCGTTCGAACTCGCGGACTACACGGGCATCGACATCGCCTACCACTTCCGCGAGGATACGGACCTCGACTCCCCGCCCGCCATCGCCGAGAAGGTCGAGGCCGAGGACCTCGGCAAGAAGACCGGGCAGGGCTTCTACGACTGGGAGAGCGAAGGGCCGAACTACGAACCCGGTGACGGCGAGGGCTTCGACTGGCTACGCGTGGAAGCGCGGATGGTCAACGAGGCCGCGAAGCTCGTCGGCGGCGACGTCGCCACCCCGGACGACGTGGACCTCGGCAGCCGCCTCGGCGCGCGCTTCCCCGAGGGCGTCTGTCGACTCGGCGACCAACTCGGCCTCGACAAGGTTCTCGACAAACTCCGAACGCTCCACGAGGAGACTGGCTCCGAGCGGTTCGCGCCCGACGACTACCTCGTCGAGCTGGTCGAGAGCGGTCACACGGGCGTCGACGCCGGCCGCGGGTTCCACGACTACGGCGGCGACGGCCCCTACCAGTACATCAACAAGGGCCTCACCGAGCGCGGCGTCCTCGAAATCGAGTTCGACCGCCCGGAGCGCCTGAACGCGTTCTCCGAGACGATGTTCGGCGAGGTCAAGGAAGCCCTCGACAACGCCGACGTCGAGGACGTGTCCTGCGTCGTCTTCTCCGGCGCGGGGCAGGCGTTCAGCTCCGGCGCGGACATCACGGGCTTCATGGCCGCCGAACCGACCGAACTGATGGATGTCGACGAGACGATTCAGGCCATCGACGAGTTCGAGCGCCCGACGCTCGCGGCTATCGACGGCTTCTGTCTGGGCGCGGGCTTCGAAATTGCGCTCGCGTGCGACCTCCGCATCGCGACCGAGGACTCCTCGCTGGGCGCGCCCGAAATCAACCTCGGGCTCATCCCCGGCGGCGGCGGCACGCAGCGGCTCACTCGCATCGTCGGCGAGGGCCGCGCGAAGGAGCTCGTCTTCCGCGGCGAGCAGATTTCCGCCGAGCGCGCCGCCGACTGGGGCCTCCTCAACCGCGCAGTCTCCGAGGCGGAGTTCGACGAGACCGTCGAGGAGTTCGTCGGTGACCTCGCGAACGGCCCGAAGACCGCGCTGAAGGTCGCCAAGCGCGTCATCGACGACGGACAGGACGCCAGTCTGCAGGCGGGCCTCGACTCCGAGAGTCAGGCGTTCGGCCTGCTGACGACCACCGACGACATGGTAGAGGGCGTGACCGCGTTCAGAGACGACCGCGAACCGGAGTTCGAATAA
- a CDS encoding beta-ketoacyl synthase N-terminal-like domain-containing protein, with product MPRNAAIVGGGHADWGEREATWKDLAQEAGKATFDDVDGLGPDDVEGLFVGAVQPERFAFQSHVAPLAAELLGVNASKMIARTELACASGQAALRYAWLAIAAGQIDTALVLGVEKMNLGDGYMEEMQSSMTNVLDREFDGVNGLNAPSFFSMYAQRHMHEYDTTREQLAKVSAKNKNHAANNPYAQFQKEVDVDDVLDSFPVAPPLCLLDCSGITDGAAGLLLVSEEKARELTDTAAYVTGSGQSCMASNSINNLPSMSAWPQATQAAEEAYEQAGIDDPVKELDVAEVHDCFSISEIIEYEDLGWVQKGEGGQFIEDGRSELDGDIAVNPRGGLLGCGHPLGATGVSQALEVYKQFNGEVESARQVPDSPETGLIHNLSGSGSVHSVMTLARDPQ from the coding sequence ATGCCCCGGAACGCTGCAATCGTCGGCGGCGGCCACGCGGACTGGGGCGAGCGCGAGGCGACGTGGAAGGACCTCGCGCAGGAAGCCGGCAAGGCCACTTTCGACGACGTGGACGGCCTCGGCCCGGACGACGTGGAGGGCTTGTTCGTCGGCGCCGTTCAGCCCGAGCGGTTCGCGTTCCAGAGTCACGTCGCGCCGCTGGCGGCGGAACTGCTGGGCGTCAACGCCTCGAAGATGATCGCGCGGACGGAGTTGGCGTGCGCGAGCGGGCAGGCCGCGCTGCGGTACGCGTGGCTCGCCATCGCCGCCGGCCAAATCGACACGGCGCTCGTGCTCGGCGTCGAGAAGATGAACCTCGGGGACGGCTACATGGAGGAGATGCAGTCGAGCATGACGAACGTGCTCGACCGCGAGTTCGACGGCGTGAACGGCCTGAACGCGCCGTCCTTTTTCTCGATGTACGCCCAGCGCCACATGCACGAGTACGACACGACCCGCGAGCAGCTCGCGAAGGTGAGCGCGAAGAACAAGAACCACGCCGCGAACAATCCCTACGCGCAGTTCCAGAAAGAGGTCGACGTCGACGACGTGCTGGACTCGTTCCCGGTCGCGCCGCCGCTGTGCCTGTTGGACTGCAGCGGCATCACGGACGGCGCCGCCGGCCTCCTGCTCGTCAGCGAGGAGAAGGCCCGCGAACTCACGGACACCGCGGCCTACGTCACGGGCAGCGGGCAGTCCTGCATGGCGAGCAACTCCATCAACAACCTCCCGTCGATGTCGGCGTGGCCGCAGGCCACGCAGGCCGCGGAGGAGGCCTACGAGCAGGCGGGCATCGACGACCCGGTCAAAGAGTTGGACGTCGCGGAGGTCCACGACTGCTTCTCCATCAGCGAGATCATCGAGTACGAGGATCTCGGCTGGGTACAGAAGGGCGAGGGCGGCCAGTTCATCGAGGACGGCCGCAGCGAACTCGACGGCGACATCGCCGTCAATCCGCGCGGCGGCCTGCTCGGCTGCGGGCACCCGCTGGGCGCCACGGGCGTCTCGCAGGCGCTGGAAGTGTACAAGCAGTTCAACGGCGAAGTGGAGTCCGCCCGGCAGGTGCCGGACAGCCCGGAGACCGGACTCATCCACAACCTCAGCGGGAGCGGCTCCGTGCACAGCGTGATGACGCTCGCGAGGGACCCACAATGA
- a CDS encoding methyl-accepting chemotaxis protein — protein sequence MASRRREHDAAAALYEPPDDASEVERLRHERDFWKHLFEDLTDRFPEPALVVDDGGRVAHWNREQEDIQNTPAEDVLGEVAHDVIGTDDVTDTLAEEVVRTEEIVNEDRVRSGTNDDGSQWHVSAAALPLYDPDGDVVGSFEMVSRVTDLVEQRRAVEDAKEQITSEVDSTVEELLDSSETVAENSQFIEETAREQVESLAEVRNEVESLSATVEEIASQTDEVDDRASNVAENAAASVDATDEAQALLDDVEDAAADLDETAVELDSQVEEIESVVDVISDIVSQINLLALNANIEAARTDGNNDGFAVVADEIKELADQSKAEVDAIESTIERVTDIVDETTEGVERTTEGIEATVERVETIRERQSEIHAAAEETSTGMAEIAEATDEQAVSAEEVTTMLNDALESLGDVVDEIGELADENDEQNALARSVRERVHEVEAELDASVGD from the coding sequence TCACGACGACGCGAACACGACGCGGCCGCCGCCCTGTACGAGCCCCCCGACGACGCCAGCGAAGTCGAGCGCCTCCGCCACGAGCGTGACTTCTGGAAACATCTCTTCGAGGACCTCACGGACCGGTTCCCCGAGCCGGCGCTGGTCGTCGACGACGGCGGCCGGGTCGCCCACTGGAACCGCGAACAGGAGGACATCCAGAACACGCCCGCCGAGGACGTACTCGGGGAGGTCGCCCACGACGTCATCGGGACTGACGACGTCACGGACACGCTCGCGGAGGAGGTCGTCCGGACGGAGGAAATCGTCAACGAGGACCGGGTGCGCTCGGGGACGAACGACGACGGCAGCCAGTGGCACGTCAGCGCCGCTGCCCTCCCGCTCTACGACCCCGACGGCGATGTCGTCGGCTCCTTCGAGATGGTCTCGCGGGTGACCGACCTCGTGGAGCAGCGCCGCGCCGTCGAGGACGCAAAAGAGCAGATTACCTCGGAAGTGGACTCGACCGTGGAGGAACTGCTGGACTCCTCGGAGACGGTCGCAGAGAACAGCCAGTTCATCGAGGAGACCGCCCGCGAGCAGGTGGAGTCGCTGGCGGAGGTGCGCAACGAGGTGGAGTCGCTGTCCGCGACCGTCGAGGAAATCGCCTCCCAGACGGACGAGGTGGACGACCGCGCGTCGAACGTCGCGGAGAACGCGGCGGCGTCCGTGGACGCCACGGACGAAGCGCAAGCGCTCCTCGACGACGTCGAGGACGCCGCGGCGGACCTCGACGAGACGGCCGTCGAACTGGACTCGCAGGTCGAGGAGATCGAGTCCGTCGTCGACGTCATCAGCGACATCGTCTCCCAGATCAATCTCCTCGCGCTGAACGCGAACATCGAGGCCGCGCGCACGGACGGGAACAACGACGGGTTCGCGGTCGTCGCGGACGAAATCAAGGAGCTAGCCGACCAGTCGAAGGCCGAGGTGGACGCCATCGAGTCCACCATCGAGCGCGTGACCGACATCGTCGACGAGACCACTGAGGGCGTCGAGCGCACGACGGAGGGCATCGAGGCGACCGTCGAGCGCGTGGAGACGATTCGGGAGCGACAGAGCGAGATTCACGCCGCCGCCGAGGAGACCTCCACGGGGATGGCCGAAATCGCGGAGGCGACCGACGAGCAGGCGGTCAGCGCCGAGGAAGTGACGACGATGCTCAACGACGCGCTGGAGAGTCTCGGCGACGTCGTCGACGAAATCGGCGAACTCGCCGACGAGAACGACGAGCAGAACGCGCTGGCGCGCAGCGTCCGCGAACGCGTCCACGAGGTCGAGGCGGAACTGGACGCGTCCGTCGGGGACTAG